Proteins from one Setaria italica strain Yugu1 chromosome V, Setaria_italica_v2.0, whole genome shotgun sequence genomic window:
- the LOC101765978 gene encoding NADH dehydrogenase [ubiquinone] 1 alpha subcomplex subunit 6, whose product MAFTMRAVKVPPNSASLEEARHRVFDFFKQACRSIPTVMEIYNLDDVVTPSQLRSTIAKEIRKNQNVTNPKVIDMLLFKGTEELNNIVEHAKQRHHVIGQYVIGQEGLVHELGSKDQGSSDFLKKFYTSNYF is encoded by the exons ATGGCGTTCACGATGCGCGCGGTGAAGGTGCCCCCGAACTCGGCGTcgctggaggaggcgcggcACCGCGTGTTCGACTTCTTCAAGCAGGCCTGCCGCTCCATCCCCACCGTCATGGAGATCTACAACCTCGACGACGTCGTCACCCCCTCCCAGCTCCGCTCCACCATCGCGAAGGAGATCCGCAAGAACCAGAACGTCACCAACCCCAAG gTTATTGATATGCTTCTGTTCAAGGGGACGGAGGAGCTGAATAACATAGTTGAGCACGCAAAGCAGCGCCATCACGTGATTGGGCAGTATGTGATCGGCCAAGAGGGCCTTGTGCATGAGCTGGGCTCAAAGGACCAAGGAAGTTCTGATTTCCTGAAGAAATTCTACACTAGCAATTACTTCTGA
- the LOC101786878 gene encoding SH3 domain-containing protein C23A1.17-like, whose translation MEPAEKKSKLEENGARAGAVANGNAWCCSFAGAPDSPDLRPLPPSSTAAAVASPAAGRKLPPKSLSTPSFHSQAGGPRRAHRPVPHPLTGPRLPIDPDGVVLPPLPLPLPPSPPTVAPPAPTENAAVIVVPAGAGLSSMGREWPPASRRSGGAAASLCGDARERGRRIRRHEGAGVADPAGASVEEGGSGGGSVGSDARGSGGGARERGRTVRMWVRG comes from the exons ATGGAG CCCGCGGAGAAGAAGTCTAAGCTGGAGGAGAACGGCGCCCGCGCTGGCGCCGTGGCCAACGGCAACGCCTGGTGCTGCTCCTTCGCTGGCGCGCCGGACAGCCCCGACCTCCGCCCGCTCCCCCCATCCTCCACCGCAGCAGCTGtcgcgtccccggcggcggggaggaagcTACCACCCAAGTCCCTCTCGACGCCATCATTCCACAGCCAGGCTGGCGGGCCTCGGCGGGCTCATCGACCCGTGCCGCATCCTCTCACCGGACCGCGTCTCCCCATCGACCCCGACGGCGTGGTCCTTCCAcccctcccgctcccgctccccccTTCACCACCAACTGTGGCGCCGCCGGCTCCAACCGAGAATGCGGCTGTCATCGtggtccccgccggcgccggcttgTCCTCGATGGGAAGGGAGTGGCCGCCAGCATcgaggaggagcgggggcgCCGCGGCCAGCCTGTGCGGCGACGcaagggagcgggggcggcggatccggcggcaCGAGGGAGCGGGGGTGGCGGATCCAGCGGGTGCCAgcgtggaggagggagggagcggcggcgggagcgttGGATCCGACGCGcgagggagcgggggcggcgcgagggAGCGGGGGCGTACGGTCAGGATGTGGGTGCGGGGGTAG